A window from Dehalobacter sp. DCA encodes these proteins:
- a CDS encoding IS4 family transposase, with the protein MRKPVKEIENVLQNHGYSINNIICEVMKTFKLKTLCRKVGFLKQDGYSSAEILSLMLMLPLMLLKSVHALYKSDFQKVTTMKKDSIYRLKNNEKMPWRALLIGISKQFQRLVNPTNEVDEKSAFILDDTTLAKTGRRIEQMTQVFDHVAGKKGSKLGFKNLTLGFFDGKSLTPIDFTLQVEKPLKKARHRKERFKKQRDPKSAGAKRIRECHVSKISNGLDMIKRAVKQGFKAKYVLVDSWFSSYEFIQTIRGLDKKSMHLVCGVRQDTRKYRYKETSLNASQLKSVLKSEGNEKRCRKRNIRYFEVLVDYEGIGQIKLYFCRFPYQKKFRLFLSTDISLSLLSMLEIYSIRWTIEVFFKEAKQHLKLGTCQSRDFDAQIAHITTCYLLYTLLAYFRRVNAYESLEGLFAEIKDELIEKNVAERLWELFDDLLQVVITSIAKSGLVDILEFRNSSEYEHLKELFENSFLSNQLIALKNAS; encoded by the coding sequence ATGCGGAAACCTGTCAAAGAAATTGAAAACGTACTCCAAAATCACGGCTATTCGATTAACAATATTATATGTGAAGTTATGAAGACGTTCAAGCTTAAAACGCTTTGCCGCAAAGTTGGTTTTCTGAAACAGGATGGTTACAGTTCCGCGGAAATCCTCTCACTAATGTTGATGTTGCCCCTAATGTTACTGAAAAGTGTCCACGCGTTATATAAAAGCGATTTCCAAAAGGTTACTACTATGAAGAAAGATTCCATATATCGACTGAAGAACAATGAAAAAATGCCTTGGAGAGCATTGCTGATCGGTATATCCAAACAGTTTCAACGATTGGTTAATCCTACGAACGAAGTGGATGAAAAGTCCGCTTTCATTCTAGATGATACAACTCTTGCTAAGACAGGTCGAAGAATTGAACAAATGACCCAGGTGTTTGACCATGTTGCAGGGAAGAAAGGTAGCAAATTAGGCTTTAAAAATTTAACCCTTGGTTTCTTCGATGGTAAAAGCCTCACGCCTATAGACTTCACTTTACAAGTGGAAAAGCCCTTAAAAAAGGCAAGGCACCGTAAAGAACGGTTCAAAAAGCAACGAGACCCCAAATCTGCTGGGGCTAAACGGATCAGAGAATGCCATGTTAGCAAAATTTCGAACGGTCTGGATATGATAAAACGGGCGGTAAAACAGGGGTTTAAGGCTAAATATGTCCTGGTTGACAGCTGGTTCAGCAGTTACGAGTTCATTCAAACGATTCGAGGATTAGACAAAAAATCGATGCATTTGGTCTGTGGTGTTCGGCAAGATACGAGGAAGTATCGCTACAAAGAGACTTCCCTTAATGCCAGCCAATTAAAATCGGTCCTCAAAAGTGAGGGAAACGAAAAACGCTGTAGGAAACGGAATATCCGTTATTTCGAAGTCCTTGTTGATTATGAAGGAATCGGACAAATCAAACTGTATTTTTGCCGGTTTCCCTATCAAAAGAAATTTAGACTGTTCCTCTCGACGGATATATCTCTTAGTTTATTGAGTATGTTGGAGATTTACAGTATCCGTTGGACCATCGAAGTCTTTTTTAAGGAAGCCAAGCAGCATTTGAAGCTCGGGACTTGTCAATCGAGGGATTTCGATGCGCAGATTGCCCATATCACGACCTGCTATCTCCTCTATACACTCCTAGCCTATTTTCGACGAGTAAACGCCTACGAATCCTTAGAAGGATTATTTGCGGAAATCAAGGACGAACTCATAGAGAAGAATGTAGCGGAGCGGCTCTGGGAATTATTTGATGATTTGCTGCAAGTGGTGATCACCAGCATCGCCAAGTCTGGTTTAGTGGACATTTTGGAATTTAGGAATTCCAGTGAATATGAACATTTGAAAGAACTATTTGAGAATTCTTTTCTTAGTAATCAGCTTATAGCCCTTAAAAATGCCAGTTAA